A window from Hemicordylus capensis ecotype Gifberg chromosome 2, rHemCap1.1.pri, whole genome shotgun sequence encodes these proteins:
- the LOC128343762 gene encoding mucin-17-like, translating into MGRRSCRATPETPTTAETSSSSKGTTPETPTTEEASSSPAGTTPETQTTEETSSSPAGTTPETPTTAETSSSPAGTTPETPNTEETSSSPTGTTPETPTTEETSFSPAGTTPETATTEEASSSPRGTTPETPTTEEASSSPPGTTPETPTTEETSSSPTGTTPETPTTEETSSSPAGTTPETPTTAEASSSPAGTTPETRTTEEASSSPAGTTPETRTTEEASSSPAGTTPETPTTEEASSFPAGTTSETPTMAETSSSPTGTAPETPTTEDASSSPTGTTPETPTMAEASSSPTRTTPETPTTAETSSSPTGTTPERPTTEEASSSPTGTTPETPTMAETSSSPTGTTSETPTTAETSSSPTGTTPETPTTEETSSSPTGTTPETPTTAETSSSPTGTTPETPTTAEASSSPTGTTPETPTTEEASSSPIGTTPETPTMAETSSSPTGTTPETPTTEETSSSPTGTTPETPTTAETSSSPTGTTPETPTMAETSSSPTGTTPETPTTEETSSSPTGTTPETPTTAETSSSPTGTTPETPTKAEASSSPTGTTPETPTTEEASSSPIGTTPETPTTEETSSSPTGTTPETPTTAETSSSPTGTTPETPTMAETSSSPTGTTPETLTTAETSSSPTGTTLETPATAETSSSPTGTTPETLTTAEASTFPVQTILETTTTAETSTSPVEITFETTIMAEASTSLPVTTLGTTTIAEDFTSLAETTTPETATLEAPTSPAVEKTTVAVVSSSPSETTLETTTTVEASTSPVQTTPETSTVEAVPSPTDMTLKTTTMLETSTSPVEKTLQTTTMAEFSTFPPMTSLESTTMAEATTSPSETTFESTTMAEASISPSKTTPETTIMGEISTSPSETTLETTTMGEISTSPSETMLETTTMGEASTTPSETTFETTTMVEAFTSPPEMTLASTTMAEASTSPSETTLESTMADVSTSPPDMALATTTMAEASTSPVTSLESTTMAEVSTSSAETTLESTTMAETSTSPTETTLETTTMAEVSTSPPVTSLESTTMAEVSISPSETTLETTTMGEISTSPSETTLETTTMGEGSTSPSETTTATTTMAEVSTSLEKMLATTTMVEAFTSPPEMTLASTTMAEASTSPSETTLESRTTAEATTSPPETTTMAEASTSPPEMTLATSAMADVSTSPSETTFEMTTMADVSTSASEITLATTTKAESSTSPSETTLESTTTAVASTSPSETTLATTTMAEVSTSPPVTLLESTTMAESSTSPETTHETTTMAETFTSPEMTLESTTMAEASTSPSETTLAITTTAEASTSPSETTLATTTTAEASTSPAETTLATTTMAEASTSPETTHETTTMAETFTSPSETTLATTTTAETFTSPSETTLPTTTTAEASTSPAETTLATTTTAEASTSPAETTLATTTMAETFTSSPETTLVTTATGEASTSPSEKTTLESTATAEASTSPSEKTTLESTATAEASTSPSETTLATTTTAEASTSPAEAKLATTTTAEASTSPAETTLATTTMAEASTSPETTHETTSMAETFTSPSETTLATTTTAEASTSPAETTLATTTTAEASTSPAEMTLATTTMAEASTSPETTHETTTMAETFTSPSETTLATTTTAETFTSPSETTLATTTIAETFTSPAETTLATTTTAEASTSPAETTLATTTMAETFTSSPETTLATTATAEASTSPSETTLATTTTAET; encoded by the exons ATGGGGAGGCGCAGCTGTC GGGCCACTCCTGAAACACCAACCACGGCAGAGACCTCTTCTTCTTCTAAAGGGACAACTCCTGAAACACCAACCACAGaagaagcctcctcttctcctgcagGGACAACTCCTGAAACACAAACCACAGAAGAAACCTCATCTTCTCCTGCAGGGACAACTCCTGAAACACCAACCACGGCAGAGAcctcttcctctcctgcaggGACAACTCCTGAAACACCAAACACAGAAGAAACCTCTTCTTCTCCTACAGGGACAACTCCTGAAACACCAACCACAGAAGAAACCTCCTTTTCTCCTGCAGGGACAACTCCTGAAACAGCAACCACAGaagaagcctcctcttctcctagagggacaactcctgaaacaccaaccacagaagaagcctcctcttctcctccaggGACAACTCCTGAAACACCAACCACAGAAGAAACCTCCTCTTCTCCTACAGGGACAACTCCTGAAACACCAACAACAGAAGAAACCTCCTCTTCTCCTGCAGGGACAACTCCTGAAACACCAACCACGGcagaagcctcctcttctcctgcagGGACAACTCCTGAAACACGAACCACAGaagaagcctcctcttctcctgcagGGACAACTCCTGAAACACGAACCACAGaagaagcctcctcttctcctgcagGGACAACTCCTGAAACACCAACCACAGAAGAAGCCTCCTCTTTTCCTGCAGGGACAACTTCTGAAACACCAACCATGGCAGAGACCTCCTCTTCTCCTACAGGGACAGCTCCTGAAACACCAACCACAGAAGATGCCTCCTCTTCTCCTACAGGGACAACTCCTGAAACACCAACCATGGCAGAGGCCTCCTCTTCTCCTACAAGGACAACTCCAGAAACACCAACCACGGCAGAGACCTCCTCTTCTCCTACAGGGACAACTCCTGAAAGACCAACCACAGaagaagcctcctcttctcctaccGGGACAACTCCTGAAACACCAACCATGGCAGAGACCTCTTCTTCTCCGACAGGCACAACTTCTGAAACACCAACCACAGCAGAGACCTCCTCTTCTCCTACAGGGACAACTCCTGAAACACCAACCACGGAAGAGACCTCTTCTTCTCCTACAGGAACAACTCCTGAAACACCAACCACGGCAGAGACCTCCTCTTCTCCTACAGGGACAACTCCTGAAACACCAACCACGGCAGAGGCCTCCTCTTCTCCTACAGGGACAACTCCAGAAACACCAACCACAGaagaagcctcctcttctcctatAGGGACAACTCCTGAAACACCAACCATGGCAGAGACCTCTTCTTCTCCGACAGGAACAACTCCTGAAACACCAACCACGGAAGAGACCTCTTCTTCTCCTACAGGGACAACTCCTGAAACACCAACCACTGCAGAGACCTCCTCTTCTCCTACAGGGACAACTCCTGAAACACCAACCATGGCAGAGACCTCCTCTTCTCCTACAGGGACAACTCCTGAAACACCAACCACGGAAGAGACCTCTTCTTCTCCTACAGGAACAACTCCTGAAACACCAACCACGGCAGAGACCTCCTCTTCTCCTACAGGGACAACTCCTGAAACACCAACCAAGGCAGAGGCCTCCTCTTCTCCTACAGGGACAACTCCAGAAACACCAACCACAGaagaagcctcctcttctcctatAGGGACAACTCCTGAAACACCAACCACGGAAGAGACCTCTTCTTCTCCTACAGGGACAACTCCTGAAACACCAACCACGGCAGAGACCTCCTCTTCTCCTACAGGGACAACTCCTGAAACACCAACCATGGCAGAGACCTCCTCTTCTCCTACAGGGACAACTCCTGAAACACTAACCACGGCAGAGACCTCCTCTTCTCCTACAGGGACAACTCTTGAAACACCAGCCACAGCAGAGACCTCCTCTTCTCCTACAGGGACAACTCCTGAAACACTAACCACGGCAGAGGCCTCCACTTTTCCTGTGCAGACTATTCTTGAAACAACCACCACGGCAGAAACCTCCACTTCTCCTGTGGAGATAACGTTTGAAACAACAATCATGGCAGAGGCCTCTACTTCTCTTCCGGTGACTACTCTTGGAACAACAACCATTGCGGAAGACTTTACTTCTCTTGCAGAAACAACTACTCCTGAAACAGCAACATTGGAGGCTCCCACTTCTCCTGCAGTTGAAAAAACCACCGTGGCAGTAGTCTCCTCTTCCCCTTCAGAGACTACTCTTGAAACTACAACCACAGTGGAGGCTTCTACTTCTCCTGTGCAGACAACTCCTGAAACATCAACAGTAGAAGCCGTCCCTTCTCCTACAGACATGACGCTTAAAACAACAACCATGTTGGAGACCTCTACTTCTCCTGTAGAGAAGACACTTCAAACAACCACCATGGCAGAGTTCTCAACCTTTCCTCCAATGACATCGCTTGAATCAACAACCATGGCAGAGGCCACCACTTCTCCCTCAGAAACAACCTTTGAATCAACAACCATGGCAGAGGCCTCCATTTCTCCTTCAAAGACAACGCCTGAAACAACAATTATGGGAGAGATCTCCACTTCTCCTTCAGAGACGACGCTTGAAACAACAACTATGGGAGAGATCTCCACTTCTCCTTCAGAGACAATGCTTGAAACAACTACCATGGGAGAGGCTTCCACTACTCCTTCAGAAACAACATTTGAAACAACAACCATGGTAGAGGCCTTCACTTCTCCTCCAGAAATGACACTTGCATCAACAACCATGGCTGAGGCCTCCACTTCTCCTTCAGAGACAACGCTTGAATCAACCATGGCAGATGTCTCCACTTCTCCTCCAGATATGGCGCTTGCAACTACAACCATGGCAGAGGCCTCGACTTCTCCAGTGACATCACTTGAATCAACAACCATGGCAGAGGTCTCCACTTCTTCTGCAGAAACTACCCTTGAATCAACAACCATGGCAGAGACTTCCACTTCTCCTACAGAGACAACACTTGAAACTACAACCATGGCAGAGGTCTCCACTTCTCCTCCAGTAACATCACTTGAATCAACAACCATGGCAGAGGTCTCCATTTCTCCTTCAGAGACAACTCTTGAAACAACAACTATGGGAGAGATCTCCACTTCTCCTTCAGAGACGACACTTGAAACAACAACCATGGGAGAGGGCTCCACTTCTCCTTCAGAGACAACAACGGCAACCACAACCATGGCAGAGGTCTCCACTTCTTTAGAGAAaatgcttgcaaccacaaccaTGGTAGAGGCCTTCACTTCTCCTCCAGAAATGACACTTGCATCAACAACCATGGCTGAGGCCTCCACTTCTCCTTCAGAGACAACGCTTGAATCAAGAACCACGGCAGAGGCCACCACTTCTCCTCCAGAGACCACAACTATGGCAGAGGCCTCAACCTCTCCTCCAGAGATGACACTTGCAACGTCAGCCATGGCAGATGTGTCCACTTCTCCTTCTGAGACAACGTTTGAAATGACAACCATGGCAGATGTCTCCACTTCTGCTTCTGAGATCACACTTGCAACCACAACCAAAGCAGAGTCCTCCACTTCTCCTTCAGAGACAACTCTTGAATCAACAACCACAGCAGTGGCCTCCACTTCTCCTTCAGAGACAACTCTTGCAACCACAACCATGGCTGAGGTCTCCACTTCTCCTCCAGTGACATTGCTTGAATCAACAACCATGGCAGAGTCCTCCACTTCTCCTGAGACAACGCATGAAACCACAACCATGGCAGAGACCTTCACTTCTCCAGAGATGACACTTGAATCAACAACCATGGCAGAGGCCTCCACTTCTCCTTCAGAGACAACACTTGCAATAACAACCACAGCAGAGGCCTCCACTTCTCCTTCAGAGACAACACTTGCGACAACCACCACAGCAGAGGCCTCCACTTCTCCTGCAGAGACGACTCTTGCAACCACAACCATGGCAGAGGCCTCCACTTCTCCTGAGACAACACATGAAACCACAACCATGGCAGAGACCTTCACTTCTCCTTCAGAGACAACACTTGCAACAACAACCACAGCAGAGACCTTCACTTCTCCTTCAGAGACAACACTTCCAACAACAACCACAGCAGAGGCCTCCACTTCTCCTGCAGAGACAACACTTGCAACAACAACCACAGCAGAGGCCTCCACTTCTCCTGCAGAGACGACTCTTGCAACCACAACCATGGCAGAGACCTTCACTTCTTCTCCAGAGACAACGCTTGTAACTACAGCCACAGGAGAAGCCTCCACTTCTCCTTCAGAGAAGACAACGCTTGAATCAACAGCCACGGCAGAGGCCTCCACTTCTCCTTCAGAGAAGACAACGCTTGAATCAACAGCCACGGCAGAGGCCTCCACTTCTCCTTCAGAGACAACACTTGCAACAACAACCACAGCAGAGGCCTCCACTTCTCCTGCAGAGGCAAAACTTGCGACAACAACCACAGCAGAGGCCTCCACTTCTCCTGCAGAGACGACTCTTGCAACCACAACCATGGCAGAGGCCTCCACTTCTCCTGAGACAACACATGAAACCACAAGCATGGCAGAGACATTCACTTCTCCTTCAGAGACAACACTTGCAACAACAACCACAGCAGAGGCCTCCACTTCTCCTGCAGAGACAACACTTGCGACAACCACCACAGCAGAGGCCTCCACTTCTCCTGCAGAGATGACTCTTGCAACCACAACCATGGCAGAGGCCTCCACTTCTCCTGAGACAACACATGAAACCACAACCATGGCAGAGACCTTCACTTCTCCTTCAGAGACAACACTTGCAACAACAACCACAGCAGAGACCTTCACTTCTCCTTCAGAGACAACTCTTGCAACCACAACCATAGCAGAGACCTTCACTTCTCCTGCAGAGACAACACTTGCAACAACAACCACAGCAGAGGCCTCCACTTCTCCTGCAGAGACGACTCTTGCAACCACAACCATGGCAGAGACCTTCACTTCTTCTCCAGAGACAACGCTTGCAACTACAGCCACAGCAGAGGCCTCCACTTCTCCTTCAGAGACAACACTTGCAACAACAACCACAGCAGAGACC